The sequence below is a genomic window from Flavobacterium lipolyticum.
TACCGGATTGCTTTATCAGCATGAAAAGCTTGACTCCTTTTTGTATACTTCGGTTAGAAAGAGATTGAAAGCATTCCTGAAAAAAGAGGCTGAAATTCAAGTTTATTTTGAAGGTAAGAACGTTAAAAGAACCTATCCCAAAGGGATTGTGATTACAGACCAGAACACTACGAAAACAATAAACTCATTTGTACAAGAGAATAACAAATACCGAATTCATATTGTTAATATGGCAGGTGTTGTAATTTACGAAATAAAAGAAATTATATTTTTTTCGTTATTTTATGTTTTTCTTTTTCTGATTACTATTTTCATTCTTTTCAGAAGTTTGATTTTCAATCGGAATTTATTGCAGAATAAGGAAATTTTCACACGCAACATGACGCATGAGCTGAAAATACCCATTTCAACGATACTGATTGCAACAGAAGCGCTGGAAACCTCTACAGTAGAAGAAGAACCTGCAAATGTAAAAAAATATGCAGCGGCCATTCATAGAGCAGCCGATCAGCTTTCTCTTCTGGTGGATTCTATTCTTCAGCATGCGAGAAGCAGTAATAGTAAGGAGCAATTAACTTTGTCTTCCGTGAATTTACTATCCTTAGTGAAGGAAGCAGGAGAAGATTTAGCTCATATTGTTTTGAAAAAAAAGGCAGAAATTGTTTTTGAAGATGTGGATAAAAATTTGCAGATCAAGGGCAGTCGGATTCAGCTGAAACAAATATTTCTTAATTTATTTGATAACGCTCTGAAATATTCTGAAAGGGATCCCAGAATTATAATTTCCGCGGGGAAAATGAACAATACTGTGACTATCAGAATTCAGGACAACGGTATTGGTATTCCTGAAAAATACAGAGAAGAAATTTTTGCACCTTATTTTAAAATCATGAATGATGACACCCATAATGTAAAAGGATTCGGTTTAGGATTGAGTTTTGTGCGTGAGTCCTTGAAAAAACAAGGTGGGAGTATTAAGGTTTTGAAACAAAAAACGGAAGGAACTCTAATCGAAATCAAAATACCTGCTTATGAGTAAGCCTAAAATATTATACTTAGAAGACGATTTTGATCTGGGAGAGATCACTTCAATTCTGCTGGAAAAAAAAGGATTTGAAGTAATATGGGTAGTTGATGGCGTCGATGGGCTTGAAGTACTAAAAGAGCAATCGTTTGACCTTGTTGTAGCAGATATCATGATGCCAAAGCTTGACGGTTATTCTTTATTGAAGCAAATCAGAGAAGATGGAAATACTATTCCACTGATCCTTCTTTCGGCACGAGTGTTGACAGAGGATGTGCTGCAGGGCTTCTCACTAGGCGCAGATGATTATATCCGAAAACCGTTCAGTGTAGAAGAGCTCACTGCCAGAATCAAAAGGCTCTTGATCAGGAATTTTCCTGCTGTTGATGAACATAAAAAGAAAAGTATCGTTATTGGCGATTATGAATATGATCCAGAGAGCTATAAATTAATTCACAAAAAAAGAATGATTACACTTTCTCCACGATCAGGAGAAATACTTTATCGTCTTGTTACCAGTGAAAACAGAATGCTCCCAAGAAAAGAAACGCTTATTGAGCTTTGGGGGGATGATAGTTTTTTTAATGGAAGAAGCTTAGATGTATTTATTTCAAAACTACGGAAAAATCTTTCTGAGGATTCCAAAATCAGTATCATCAATATAAGAGCTCAGGGGTATCGCCTGATTATTGATTGAAATAGTAATAATTCACACTTTTTTTAGAAAAAGAAAATTCTAGAAGAAAAAAGTAATATCTTTTATCCTCTAAAAACAAAAAATGTTACAAGTATGAAAAATGCCAGATTTCTATTGATTGTAGTGCTGTTATGTATCAATGCTGCAAGTTATGCCGCAAAAGTTGATACCCTGCAAGTTGCGAGTACAGCCATGAGTAAAACCTATAAAGCGGCGGTCGTTTTGCCTAATTCGTATGCCAAAAGCAAAACGGCATTTCCGGTAATGTATTTACTGCATGGTGCTTACGGACATTTTAGCGACTGGCTGAAAAACACGCCCAATAAGAAATTAGTGCAAAATTTATCCGATCAGTACAATATGATCATAGTCATGCCTGAAGGAGAAACGTTTAGCTTTTATCTGGATAGTCCGGTAAACAAAGGAAGTCAGTTCGAAACCTTTATCACACAAGAGGTCGTTCAAAAAGTAGATAAAACATACCGAACCATAAGCAACAGGAGCGGAAGGGTAATCACGGGACTTTCTATGGGAGGTCACGGCGCTTTGTATTTGTCGGCTAAGCATCCTGATTTGTTTTGTGCTGCCGGAAGTATGAGTGGGGCAGTAGATATGGGAGTAATGTTACAGAGGGATGCATCGGCACAGGTGGTGAAATTAATGCAGCCTGTATTTGGGGATAAAAGTGACAATTCTGAAATGTATGCACAATATGCTGTACTGGGAATGTTGGACAAACTTAAAGCAAATAAACTCCCTTTGATTATAGATTGTGGTGTAGATGATTTTTTGATAGAACCCAACAGAGAACTACATCGAAGATTGGTTTACAACAAAGTAGATCACGATTATACTGAACGTGCAGGAGCGCATACCTGGGAGTATTGGGAGAATTCACTACCCTATCATGTTTTATTTTTTAATAAAATACTACTTAAAAATCAGCAGGTTACAAAAAAATAATAGAAAAATCGGATAAGAACGGTATCAAATGTTTTTTTTGGTTTGATTTTTGGAATACCTTTATATATATATTCTAAAAACAAATAATACCACAGAAATTATGAAAAAGATACTTACCCTATTCGCAGTAGCAGTCGTTGGACTAATCGGATTTTCTAGTTGTGAAGGACCAGAAGGACCTCCAGGATTGGATGGGCCACGAGGACCAGAAGGACCGGTTGCAGAAGTTTTTGAACTTCAAAATGTTAATTTTTCTTACAACGCTACAGACGGTTATAATATCTATCAAAAACTGAATCCGGTAATTTTTGATTCTGATGTGATTTTAATTTACAGATTGGCGGGAACAGTTAATCCAACTACTCCGATCTGGCAGCAAATTCCAAGAACCGTTTATACATCAAAAGGCGATTTCGATTATGATTTCGATTTCAGTAAAAGCGATTTCACCATTTTTGCAGGAGGAAACTATGATTTAGCTTTAACGCCTGAGTTTATAAAAAATCAAACCTTTAGAATTGTAATTGTGCCGGGAGCATTTTCAAGTACTGGTAAATCAGTAAATAAAGCAGATTACTCAGATTACAATGCTGTTATTAAAAAATACAATATTGATGATAGTAAGGTTAAGAAACTAAACTAATCATTGAAGTATAAAATAAAAAGGAGATCGTCAGATCTCCTTTTTTTATTGAAACTATTTTTATTTAAGTGCTACTCCTTATTCGTATCAGTAAGTTCTTTTTCTGCTCCAAATTTTAACGAAACCAGAATACCGGCTAAAAGTGAAAGAGCAATGAAGGCTAAAGATGCCCATTCCGGTACGTGAATGAAATCGTGAAGCAGCATTTTTAATCCTACGAAACTTAAAATAGCGATAAGACTGTATTCCAGATAGCTGAATTTTGCGAGCATATTGGCTAAGAAAAAGTACATCGAACGCAATCCCAGTATGGCAAAAATATTAGAACTGAACACTAGAAAAGGATCAGAAGTAATAGCCAGAATTGCCGGTACACTGTCTACGGCAAAAAGCACATCCATGAATTCGATCACAATCAGCGCTACAAATAATGGAGTGGCCGCTTTTTTGGCTGTTTTTGTGGGAATGAAAAACTTTTCTCCCTCCATATGGGAAGTGATCGGGATTATTTTTCCTAATGTTTTATAAATGAAAGAATCTTTGGGCTGAAAATCTTCATCTTCGCCCGTAAACAACATCTTGATGGCGGTAAAAAGCAGAAAGGCTCCAAATAAATAAGTAGTCCATGCAAATTTATTAATCAGCATTACACCAAAGAAAATCATTAGTCCACGGAAAACAACAGCGCCCAGAATTCCCCAGAATAAAACACGATGCTGGTATTTTTGTGGTATTTTGAACGATGCAAAAATAATGGCGATGACAAAAATATTGTCCACACTTAAGGATAACTCAATCAGATAACCGGTTATGAACTTCATGGAAGCAACGGCGGGTTTCAGATTGTCAGGATTTGCGATGTAATCTGTAGTATAGAGCCAATAAATAACTCCTGAAAAAAGAAAGGATAGGGTTACCCAGATCAATGTCCATTTACTTGCTTCCTTAGTACTTATGATATGTGGGTTTTTGTTGAAAACGCCTAAGTCTAAAGCGAGAATAAGTGCAACAGCTATTAAGAAGAAAATCCAAACCATTAGGATACTTTTTTAGTGATTTACAAAGATAGTTTTTAAATTATATCAATTATAATTATTTATGCTGTCTGACATTTTCGGACAGAATCAGAGAGTTAAGTGTTAAAAGGTGACTTTCAAAATTTATACAAAGTCTGTTCTTTTCGATTGAAAGGACAGACAATATTATAAAAAAAAAGTGCCAACATTACGTTAGCACTTTTGTATGTGTTCTAAAGCTGAATTACAATGCTGATTTTACAGTTTTGATAATTCTTGCAGCAATTTTATAAGGATCACCGTTTGAAGCAGGTCTTCTGTCTTCTAGCCAGCCTTTCCATCCTTTTTGTACGGTCATTAATGGAATTCTGATAGAGCATCCTCTGTCTGAAACACCGTAAGAGAAATCGTGAATAGAAGCGGTTTCATGTTTTCCGGTTAAACGTTGGTCGTTGTAAGCTCCGTAAACTGCAATGTGCTCTGCAGTAACAGGTCTGAAAGCTTCACAGATTCTTTCGTAAGTAGCCTGGTCTCCACATGTTCTTAATACTTCGTTAGAGAAGTTAGCATGCATACCTGAACCATTCCAGTCTGTATCTCCAAGTGGTTTAGGGTGGTATTCAATATAGTAACCGTATTTTTCAGTCAAACGATCTAATAAGTAACGAGCAACCCAGATTTCGTCTCCGGCTTTTTTAGCACCTTTAGCGAATAATTGGAATTCCCATTGTCCGCAGGCAACTTCCTGATTGATTCCTTCAAAATTAATTCCGGCAGCGATACAAAGATCAGCATGCTCTTCGACTAATTTTCTTCCGTGAGTATTTTTTCCACCTACTGAGCAGTAGTACATTCCTTGTGGAGCAGGGTAACCTCCAACCGGGAATCCAAGTGGAAGTTGAGTTTTGGTATCCATGATAAAATACTCTTGTTCAAATCCGAACCAAAAATCATCATTATCATCATCAATTGTAGCTCTACCGTTAGAAGGGTGTGGTTTTCCGTCAGCATACATAACTTCTGACATTACTAACCATCCGTTGATACGGGTTGGGTCTGGATATATTGCAACAGGAACCAAAAGACAGTCAGAAGATCCACCTTCGGCTTGTTTAGTAGAGGAACCATCAAATGACCAGTTTCCTAGCTCTTCTAATGTTCCTTTGAAATTTTCATGCTCTTCAACTTTAGTTTTACTTCTAAGATTTTGGGTTGGTTCATATCCGTCTAACCAAATGTATTCTAACTTAATTTTAGCCATAATAATATAAATTAATTTTTTTGTTTCTTTTTTGTTGGGACAAATATAGATTTATTTTTCTACTCCTAAAAATTAGGGGGCTATTTTGTTTGAAGTAGTATTATTTTTTGGATAAGATTAATTTGTGAGGGGGTATATTTTGAAAAAAGTAATTTTTAATGCCTTAAAAAGGCAAATTCGTAAAAATCAAGGATGTTTTTTAAGTTTTTAGTTTAAGGAATTATGAAAAAATGTTTATTTAATGAATAATACTGCGGTGTTTTGTTATATTTCTTTGAATCAAATTCATTATTCTTTGAAAAAACCGCTTAACGTTGAAAAATCATCGAATAAAATTCTCTGGTTTATGTTTTAAACAGGGGGGTTTATTGATTATATTTGTTTCACTTTTTTTAATGAAAATGATTACGAATTTTTAAACCTACTATACATGTCAACATTACGTTTCCAAGCTTTACAAGAAGCTTCCAACAGAAAGCCTGTACATTTTGAAGAAATAGACAGAAAGTCAAACATTTTTGGTTCAAATGTGTTTAATGAGAAAGCGATGAAGCAGTTTTTGACTTCTGATGCTTTAAAAGGAGTGAGAGATGCCGTTCAACACGGAACTAAGATAGACAGAAAACTGGCCGATTATATCGCCATGGGGATGAAAGAATGGGCATTATCAAAAGGTGTAACTCATTATACACACTGGTTTCAGCCGCTTACAGGTACAACAGCAGAAAAGCATGATGCTTTTTTTGAGACTTCTTATGACGGAAGTGATCCTGTAGAGAAATTCGGAGGAGCACAATTGGTACAGCAGGAGCCTGATGCATCAAGTTTTCCGAATGGAGGAATAAGAAATACATTTGAGGCAAGAGGGTATACCGCTTGGGATCCAACTTCTCCGGCATTTATATATGGTACAACCTTATGTATTCCAACCGTATTTATCGCCTATACAGGAGAAGCGCTCGATAATAAGATTCCATTATTAAGAGCACTATCCGTTATGGATGAGGCCGCGACCGAAGTTTGTAAATATTTCGATAAAAATGTAAAGAAAGTTACCGCTACTTTAGGATGGGAACAGGAATACTTTTTAATTGATAAAGCATTAGCCAATTCACGTCCTGACTTAATGATGACAGGAAGAACCTTACTGGGGCATACTTCTGCAAAAGGACAACAATTAGATGATCATTATTTCGGTTCTATTCCAACACGTGCTTTAACGTATATGAGAGATTTAGAGCAGGAATGTATGTTGTTGGGGATTCCGGTAAAAACTCGTCACAATGAAGTAGCGCCAAACCAATTCGAATTGGCTCCGATTTTTGAAGAAACCAATCTGGCTGTAGATCACAACTCTTTATTAATGGATGTGATGCAGCGTGTAGCGGAACGTCATGATTTTAAAGTATTGTTTCATGAAAAACCTTTTAAAGGGGTAAACGGTTCCGGAAAACACAATAACTGGTCATTGGCAACAGATACAGGAGTTAATTTATTGAGTCCGAGTAAAACACCAATGAGTAATCTACAGTTTTTAACTTTCTTTATCAATACAATTAAGGCGGTTAATGATTACGAAACTTTATTGAGAGCATCTATTGCAACAGCAAGCAATGATCATCGTTTGGGAGCTAATGAGGCACCACCGGCAATTATATCGGTTTTTATTGGAGCACAATTGTCTAAAGTATTAATAGAATTGGAAAGTGTAACCACCGGGAAATTGTCGCCTGAAGAAAAAACAGACTTAAAATTAAATGTAGTAGGGAAAATCCCGGACGTTCTTTTAGACAATACAGACCGTAACCGAACTTCTCCTTTTGCTTTTACCGGAAATAAATTTGAGTTTAGAGCTGTAGGTTCAAATGCCAATTGTTCTAACGCGATGACTACTCTGAATGCTATTGTAGCCAAACAACTAAGAGATTTTAAAACAGAGGTGGACTCTTTGATTGAATCTAAAGACATGAAAAAAGACGATGCAATCTTTAATGTTTTGAGAGAATACATCAAGCAGTCTAAAAAAATTCTGTTTGAAGGAGATGGATATAGCGAAGCCTGGGAAAAAGAAGCCGCTAAAAGAGGGTTAAGTAATTTTAAAACGACTCCGGAAGCTATTAAAGCTAAGGTTTCAAAACAAGCTTTGGAGTTATTTGATGAATTAGGAATTTTAAATCACGTAGAAGCTGAAGCACGTTACGAAATTGAATTGGAAGAATACACTAAGAAAATCCAGATTGAAGGACGAGTATTAGGGGATATTGCCAGAAATCACGTTATTCCAACGGCTATCCGTTATCAAAATACTTTAATCGAAAATGTGAAAGGATTAAAAGAAATTTTTGGTAAGGAGTTTGAAACTATTGCAAAAGAGCAAATAGTTTTGATTAAAGAAATTTCAGGCCATATTGAAGGAATTAATTCTAAAGTATTGGCTATGACGAGTGAACGAAGAACAGCAAACCAATTGACTGATGCACAAAAAATGGCCGAAGCTTACTGCAATAACGTAAAACCTTATTTTGAGGACATTCGTAATCATTGTGATAAATTAGAATTATTAGTAGATGATGAAAGCTGGACACTAACGAAGTACAGAGAATTGTTATTTACGAAGTAATATTTTAGAATATACCCGATTAAGTCCCGTCTTTATTGAGATGGGATTTTTTTTATAGTTTTGTTAAAATAATATCATTATGTCTTTATTTTAACAAATGTTTAAATTGAATTGTGACTAAATTATGAAAAGTAGCTTTTTTCTTGCCAACGAAAAAAAGCATTAAAGTAGTTCATCGAGATAGTTTTACACTTCATCGAAAAGTAATTAAGATATTGGAAAATAGGTATTTATACCTGTTTTGGTTGGCGATAAGTTTTCTAATTTTGATCATGAAAGAAAGAAAATGAGGCTTTAATTTTTATTTTCGAATGGAGATTTTGATTGCATGATTTCCCTAAATCACGCTGACCTACGTAATAAAATGTATTAATAACCAATTAAATATATTTATTATGAAAAGAGCAATTTTAAGCATCTCCGCGATGCTGTTTGTAGGAGTCGCAGCTTTTGCGCAAGGTAACATGAGTGATGTGGACCAAACAGGTTTATTAAATGGTGCACTGGTAGTTCAGGTAGGAGCAACTAATAGCTCAGATGTTGACCAGATAGGTATTGCCAACGTTGCAATTGTAGGACAGTACGGAGATGATAACGAGTCTACTGTTGGACAGTTAGGAGGAGGAAATGTTGCTATAGTAACACAAATTGGAGACAATAACGATTCTAGTATCACTCAAGGAATCTGGTTCGGTAATCTTGCAGTTACTACTCAAATTGGAGCTTACAACAATTCTGATGTGTTACAGATTGGTAACTTTAATACAGCTACTACGAATCAATTTGGTCTTGCTAATAACGCTTTGACTCTTCAATTCGGATATGGCAACACCGCATCTACCGATCAAATAGGACTGTTTAACAATGCAGCTACTCTACAATTAGGCTGGGATAACACCTCTAGTATTCAACAATACGGAGCCGGTAACTTTGCAGCTACTGCACAATTTGGAAATGATCATATGAGCACAGTTACTCAAACAGGTTTCTTAAATGGAAGTGTAGTAATTCAATCTAACTAAGAATAAACCAGGAAAAGGAAGAGCTTGAGCTATTAAGCTCTTCCTTTTTTTAAATTACAATATGTTATGAAACGTTTAGCCACTTTTGTATCCTTACTAATCACCGGGATTTTATTCGCTCAGGTAACGGATGTGAATAGAAGTGACTATTTATTAAATGAAGCATACAATCGCAATCAAAATCAAACGGTAAATCAATATATTAAAAGCAACAACATCGTAACAGTTGCTCAAATTGGAAATTACAATCAAGCCAATTTAACCATCATAAGTAGTAATGCTTATGTTACCGCACAACAGACAGGCAACAACAACTACATGAATGTCTACAAAAATGCTGATGAAATCAATCAGTCCTACACACAAACAGGCAATAACAATTATATAAGTGATTTTTCGATGTACTCACGCGGAAT
It includes:
- a CDS encoding sensor histidine kinase; the protein is MNKFFVSFGKPLFILTILVVLTFQGYWIRVNYENKKREILERTQSEATQILLMNLFKEPALKQKIEKANKSKTKKVEVFVSEPKVEVVKQYLKVSNTGLLYQHEKLDSFLYTSVRKRLKAFLKKEAEIQVYFEGKNVKRTYPKGIVITDQNTTKTINSFVQENNKYRIHIVNMAGVVIYEIKEIIFFSLFYVFLFLITIFILFRSLIFNRNLLQNKEIFTRNMTHELKIPISTILIATEALETSTVEEEPANVKKYAAAIHRAADQLSLLVDSILQHARSSNSKEQLTLSSVNLLSLVKEAGEDLAHIVLKKKAEIVFEDVDKNLQIKGSRIQLKQIFLNLFDNALKYSERDPRIIISAGKMNNTVTIRIQDNGIGIPEKYREEIFAPYFKIMNDDTHNVKGFGLGLSFVRESLKKQGGSIKVLKQKTEGTLIEIKIPAYE
- a CDS encoding response regulator transcription factor, encoding MSKPKILYLEDDFDLGEITSILLEKKGFEVIWVVDGVDGLEVLKEQSFDLVVADIMMPKLDGYSLLKQIREDGNTIPLILLSARVLTEDVLQGFSLGADDYIRKPFSVEELTARIKRLLIRNFPAVDEHKKKSIVIGDYEYDPESYKLIHKKRMITLSPRSGEILYRLVTSENRMLPRKETLIELWGDDSFFNGRSLDVFISKLRKNLSEDSKISIINIRAQGYRLIID
- a CDS encoding alpha/beta hydrolase is translated as MKNARFLLIVVLLCINAASYAAKVDTLQVASTAMSKTYKAAVVLPNSYAKSKTAFPVMYLLHGAYGHFSDWLKNTPNKKLVQNLSDQYNMIIVMPEGETFSFYLDSPVNKGSQFETFITQEVVQKVDKTYRTISNRSGRVITGLSMGGHGALYLSAKHPDLFCAAGSMSGAVDMGVMLQRDASAQVVKLMQPVFGDKSDNSEMYAQYAVLGMLDKLKANKLPLIIDCGVDDFLIEPNRELHRRLVYNKVDHDYTERAGAHTWEYWENSLPYHVLFFNKILLKNQQVTKK
- a CDS encoding TerC family protein, with the protein product MVWIFFLIAVALILALDLGVFNKNPHIISTKEASKWTLIWVTLSFLFSGVIYWLYTTDYIANPDNLKPAVASMKFITGYLIELSLSVDNIFVIAIIFASFKIPQKYQHRVLFWGILGAVVFRGLMIFFGVMLINKFAWTTYLFGAFLLFTAIKMLFTGEDEDFQPKDSFIYKTLGKIIPITSHMEGEKFFIPTKTAKKAATPLFVALIVIEFMDVLFAVDSVPAILAITSDPFLVFSSNIFAILGLRSMYFFLANMLAKFSYLEYSLIAILSFVGLKMLLHDFIHVPEWASLAFIALSLLAGILVSLKFGAEKELTDTNKE
- a CDS encoding glutamine synthetase beta-grasp domain-containing protein, with product MAKIKLEYIWLDGYEPTQNLRSKTKVEEHENFKGTLEELGNWSFDGSSTKQAEGGSSDCLLVPVAIYPDPTRINGWLVMSEVMYADGKPHPSNGRATIDDDNDDFWFGFEQEYFIMDTKTQLPLGFPVGGYPAPQGMYYCSVGGKNTHGRKLVEEHADLCIAAGINFEGINQEVACGQWEFQLFAKGAKKAGDEIWVARYLLDRLTEKYGYYIEYHPKPLGDTDWNGSGMHANFSNEVLRTCGDQATYERICEAFRPVTAEHIAVYGAYNDQRLTGKHETASIHDFSYGVSDRGCSIRIPLMTVQKGWKGWLEDRRPASNGDPYKIAARIIKTVKSAL
- a CDS encoding glutamine synthetase III; this translates as MSTLRFQALQEASNRKPVHFEEIDRKSNIFGSNVFNEKAMKQFLTSDALKGVRDAVQHGTKIDRKLADYIAMGMKEWALSKGVTHYTHWFQPLTGTTAEKHDAFFETSYDGSDPVEKFGGAQLVQQEPDASSFPNGGIRNTFEARGYTAWDPTSPAFIYGTTLCIPTVFIAYTGEALDNKIPLLRALSVMDEAATEVCKYFDKNVKKVTATLGWEQEYFLIDKALANSRPDLMMTGRTLLGHTSAKGQQLDDHYFGSIPTRALTYMRDLEQECMLLGIPVKTRHNEVAPNQFELAPIFEETNLAVDHNSLLMDVMQRVAERHDFKVLFHEKPFKGVNGSGKHNNWSLATDTGVNLLSPSKTPMSNLQFLTFFINTIKAVNDYETLLRASIATASNDHRLGANEAPPAIISVFIGAQLSKVLIELESVTTGKLSPEEKTDLKLNVVGKIPDVLLDNTDRNRTSPFAFTGNKFEFRAVGSNANCSNAMTTLNAIVAKQLRDFKTEVDSLIESKDMKKDDAIFNVLREYIKQSKKILFEGDGYSEAWEKEAAKRGLSNFKTTPEAIKAKVSKQALELFDELGILNHVEAEARYEIELEEYTKKIQIEGRVLGDIARNHVIPTAIRYQNTLIENVKGLKEIFGKEFETIAKEQIVLIKEISGHIEGINSKVLAMTSERRTANQLTDAQKMAEAYCNNVKPYFEDIRNHCDKLELLVDDESWTLTKYRELLFTK